Proteins co-encoded in one Neodiprion lecontei isolate iyNeoLeco1 chromosome 3, iyNeoLeco1.1, whole genome shotgun sequence genomic window:
- the LOC107225273 gene encoding phospholipase B1, membrane-associated isoform X3 produces the protein MPMYGNLLNISGDTLTQVLDIFTIIFTAEMRIYFFIQLLLVLCTICQSQRTALDDNIGVYRNVREFALNIIGRTSTPGGWQLARARDQRKLQNIVSPNIPFPCALTNTRSPEPPTSVHKLRPGDIDVIAAMGDSLTAGFGAVATQFPHVVVENRGVSWSGGGQSSWREYLTLPNIIKVFNPNLIGYALSDSFTTHKESQLNVAEGLAMSADMPFMAQVLIKRIKHDPRINLKTHWKMISLLIGPNDFCSEMCYQSSPSSILAKHRSDLITVFRILRDNLPRTIVALIPPPNLKVLVEFTKRQPICDIAVDVECSCLFGLRWQWRKKEFYAIMREWQKIEEEVATLPEFQREDFAIVLQPFTTNISFPVTTSGLTDFTYSSADCFHLSQKGYARAANALWNNLMEPVGRKSRNWQNIFERFLCPTSKRPYISTMKNSIS, from the exons ATGCCGATGTATGGAAACCTTTTGAATATCAGTGGGGATACTTTAACACAAGTGCTTGACATTTTCACAATAAT aTTCACCGCGGAAATGAGGATCTATTTCTTTATTCAACTTCTTCTGGTCTTATGCACGATTTGTCAATCCCAGCGGACGGCTCTGGATGACAATATTGGAGTGTACCGGAATGTTCGTGAATTTGCTCTGAATATCATAG GCAGAACGAGTACTCCAGGAGGATGGCAATTGGCCCGAGCAAGAGATCAacgaaaattacaaaacattGTCAGTCCGAACATTCCGTTTCCTTGCGCACTTACAA ATACAAGATCCCCCGAGCCTCCCACGTCTGTTCACAAGTTGAGGCCAGGTGACATAGACGTAATTGCAGCAATGGGGGACTCCTTGACGGCGGGTTTTGGGGCGGTAGCAACGCAGTTTCCTCACGTTGTCGTTGAAAATCGTGGTGTATCCTGGTCCGGAGGAGGCCAATCAAGCTGGAGAGAATATCTGACACTTCCGAACATTATAAAG gTTTTCAACCCGAATCTCATCGGTTACGCGCTCTCCGATTCATTCACAACTCACAAGGAATCCCAACTGAATGTAGCCGAAGGTTTAGCAATGTCCGCCGATATGCCCTTCATGGCACAGGTTTTAATCAAGCGAATTAAGCACGATCCAAGGATTAACTTGAAGACGCATTGGAAA ATGATCAGCTTATTGATAGGTCCAAATGATTTCTGCTCCGAAATGTGTTACCAAAGTTCACCTTCGTCCATATTAGCGAAACATCGATCAGACCTTATAACGGTGTTTCGAATACTCAGAGACAACTTACCCAGAACTATAGTGGCGTTGATACCTCCGCCAAACTTGAAAGTATTGGTAGAATTTACTAAACGACAACCAATCTGCGATATAGCGGTCGATGTGGAATGCAGCTGTTTGTTTGGTCTAAGGTGGCAGTGGCGAAAGAAAGAATTCTACGCAATCATGCGCGA ATGGCAAAAGATTGAGGAGGAAGTTGCGACGCTTCCGGAATTTCAAAGGGAAGACTTCGCGATCGTACTTCAGCCTTTTACAACAAATATATCGTTTCCGGTAACAACGTCCGGGTTGACAGATTTCACTTACTCATCTGCAGACTGTTTTCACCTCAGTCAAAAAGGTTACGCCAGAG CTGCGAATGCACTCTGGAACAACCTGATGGAACCCGTTGGGCGGAAGTCCAGAAATTGGCAGAATATCTTCGAAAGATTTTTGTGTCCGACATCAAAGAGGCCCTACATATcaacgatgaaaaatagtaTATCTTAA
- the LOC107225273 gene encoding phospholipase B1, membrane-associated isoform X6 yields MPIFTAEMRIYFFIQLLLVLCTICQSQRTALDDNIGVYRNVREFALNIIGRTSTPGGWQLARARDQRKLQNIVSPNIPFPCALTNTRSPEPPTSVHKLRPGDIDVIAAMGDSLTAGFGAVATQFPHVVVENRGVSWSGGGQSSWREYLTLPNIIKVFNPNLIGYALSDSFTTHKESQLNVAEGLAMSADMPFMAQVLIKRIKHDPRINLKTHWKMISLLIGPNDFCSEMCYQSSPSSILAKHRSDLITVFRILRDNLPRTIVALIPPPNLKVLVEFTKRQPICDIAVDVECSCLFGLRWQWRKKEFYAIMREWQKIEEEVATLPEFQREDFAIVLQPFTTNISFPVTTSGLTDFTYSSADCFHLSQKGYARAANALWNNLMEPVGRKSRNWQNIFERFLCPTSKRPYISTMKNSIS; encoded by the exons ATGCCGAT aTTCACCGCGGAAATGAGGATCTATTTCTTTATTCAACTTCTTCTGGTCTTATGCACGATTTGTCAATCCCAGCGGACGGCTCTGGATGACAATATTGGAGTGTACCGGAATGTTCGTGAATTTGCTCTGAATATCATAG GCAGAACGAGTACTCCAGGAGGATGGCAATTGGCCCGAGCAAGAGATCAacgaaaattacaaaacattGTCAGTCCGAACATTCCGTTTCCTTGCGCACTTACAA ATACAAGATCCCCCGAGCCTCCCACGTCTGTTCACAAGTTGAGGCCAGGTGACATAGACGTAATTGCAGCAATGGGGGACTCCTTGACGGCGGGTTTTGGGGCGGTAGCAACGCAGTTTCCTCACGTTGTCGTTGAAAATCGTGGTGTATCCTGGTCCGGAGGAGGCCAATCAAGCTGGAGAGAATATCTGACACTTCCGAACATTATAAAG gTTTTCAACCCGAATCTCATCGGTTACGCGCTCTCCGATTCATTCACAACTCACAAGGAATCCCAACTGAATGTAGCCGAAGGTTTAGCAATGTCCGCCGATATGCCCTTCATGGCACAGGTTTTAATCAAGCGAATTAAGCACGATCCAAGGATTAACTTGAAGACGCATTGGAAA ATGATCAGCTTATTGATAGGTCCAAATGATTTCTGCTCCGAAATGTGTTACCAAAGTTCACCTTCGTCCATATTAGCGAAACATCGATCAGACCTTATAACGGTGTTTCGAATACTCAGAGACAACTTACCCAGAACTATAGTGGCGTTGATACCTCCGCCAAACTTGAAAGTATTGGTAGAATTTACTAAACGACAACCAATCTGCGATATAGCGGTCGATGTGGAATGCAGCTGTTTGTTTGGTCTAAGGTGGCAGTGGCGAAAGAAAGAATTCTACGCAATCATGCGCGA ATGGCAAAAGATTGAGGAGGAAGTTGCGACGCTTCCGGAATTTCAAAGGGAAGACTTCGCGATCGTACTTCAGCCTTTTACAACAAATATATCGTTTCCGGTAACAACGTCCGGGTTGACAGATTTCACTTACTCATCTGCAGACTGTTTTCACCTCAGTCAAAAAGGTTACGCCAGAG CTGCGAATGCACTCTGGAACAACCTGATGGAACCCGTTGGGCGGAAGTCCAGAAATTGGCAGAATATCTTCGAAAGATTTTTGTGTCCGACATCAAAGAGGCCCTACATATcaacgatgaaaaatagtaTATCTTAA
- the LOC107225273 gene encoding phospholipase B1, membrane-associated isoform X7 has protein sequence MRIYFFIQLLLVLCTICQSQRTALDDNIGVYRNVREFALNIIGRTSTPGGWQLARARDQRKLQNIVSPNIPFPCALTNTRSPEPPTSVHKLRPGDIDVIAAMGDSLTAGFGAVATQFPHVVVENRGVSWSGGGQSSWREYLTLPNIIKVFNPNLIGYALSDSFTTHKESQLNVAEGLAMSADMPFMAQVLIKRIKHDPRINLKTHWKMISLLIGPNDFCSEMCYQSSPSSILAKHRSDLITVFRILRDNLPRTIVALIPPPNLKVLVEFTKRQPICDIAVDVECSCLFGLRWQWRKKEFYAIMREWQKIEEEVATLPEFQREDFAIVLQPFTTNISFPVTTSGLTDFTYSSADCFHLSQKGYARAANALWNNLMEPVGRKSRNWQNIFERFLCPTSKRPYISTMKNSIS, from the exons ATGAGGATCTATTTCTTTATTCAACTTCTTCTGGTCTTATGCACGATTTGTCAATCCCAGCGGACGGCTCTGGATGACAATATTGGAGTGTACCGGAATGTTCGTGAATTTGCTCTGAATATCATAG GCAGAACGAGTACTCCAGGAGGATGGCAATTGGCCCGAGCAAGAGATCAacgaaaattacaaaacattGTCAGTCCGAACATTCCGTTTCCTTGCGCACTTACAA ATACAAGATCCCCCGAGCCTCCCACGTCTGTTCACAAGTTGAGGCCAGGTGACATAGACGTAATTGCAGCAATGGGGGACTCCTTGACGGCGGGTTTTGGGGCGGTAGCAACGCAGTTTCCTCACGTTGTCGTTGAAAATCGTGGTGTATCCTGGTCCGGAGGAGGCCAATCAAGCTGGAGAGAATATCTGACACTTCCGAACATTATAAAG gTTTTCAACCCGAATCTCATCGGTTACGCGCTCTCCGATTCATTCACAACTCACAAGGAATCCCAACTGAATGTAGCCGAAGGTTTAGCAATGTCCGCCGATATGCCCTTCATGGCACAGGTTTTAATCAAGCGAATTAAGCACGATCCAAGGATTAACTTGAAGACGCATTGGAAA ATGATCAGCTTATTGATAGGTCCAAATGATTTCTGCTCCGAAATGTGTTACCAAAGTTCACCTTCGTCCATATTAGCGAAACATCGATCAGACCTTATAACGGTGTTTCGAATACTCAGAGACAACTTACCCAGAACTATAGTGGCGTTGATACCTCCGCCAAACTTGAAAGTATTGGTAGAATTTACTAAACGACAACCAATCTGCGATATAGCGGTCGATGTGGAATGCAGCTGTTTGTTTGGTCTAAGGTGGCAGTGGCGAAAGAAAGAATTCTACGCAATCATGCGCGA ATGGCAAAAGATTGAGGAGGAAGTTGCGACGCTTCCGGAATTTCAAAGGGAAGACTTCGCGATCGTACTTCAGCCTTTTACAACAAATATATCGTTTCCGGTAACAACGTCCGGGTTGACAGATTTCACTTACTCATCTGCAGACTGTTTTCACCTCAGTCAAAAAGGTTACGCCAGAG CTGCGAATGCACTCTGGAACAACCTGATGGAACCCGTTGGGCGGAAGTCCAGAAATTGGCAGAATATCTTCGAAAGATTTTTGTGTCCGACATCAAAGAGGCCCTACATATcaacgatgaaaaatagtaTATCTTAA
- the LOC107225273 gene encoding phospholipase B1, membrane-associated isoform X4: protein MLGRIHDDPGRFTAEMRIYFFIQLLLVLCTICQSQRTALDDNIGVYRNVREFALNIIGRTSTPGGWQLARARDQRKLQNIVSPNIPFPCALTNTRSPEPPTSVHKLRPGDIDVIAAMGDSLTAGFGAVATQFPHVVVENRGVSWSGGGQSSWREYLTLPNIIKVFNPNLIGYALSDSFTTHKESQLNVAEGLAMSADMPFMAQVLIKRIKHDPRINLKTHWKMISLLIGPNDFCSEMCYQSSPSSILAKHRSDLITVFRILRDNLPRTIVALIPPPNLKVLVEFTKRQPICDIAVDVECSCLFGLRWQWRKKEFYAIMREWQKIEEEVATLPEFQREDFAIVLQPFTTNISFPVTTSGLTDFTYSSADCFHLSQKGYARAANALWNNLMEPVGRKSRNWQNIFERFLCPTSKRPYISTMKNSIS, encoded by the exons aTTCACCGCGGAAATGAGGATCTATTTCTTTATTCAACTTCTTCTGGTCTTATGCACGATTTGTCAATCCCAGCGGACGGCTCTGGATGACAATATTGGAGTGTACCGGAATGTTCGTGAATTTGCTCTGAATATCATAG GCAGAACGAGTACTCCAGGAGGATGGCAATTGGCCCGAGCAAGAGATCAacgaaaattacaaaacattGTCAGTCCGAACATTCCGTTTCCTTGCGCACTTACAA ATACAAGATCCCCCGAGCCTCCCACGTCTGTTCACAAGTTGAGGCCAGGTGACATAGACGTAATTGCAGCAATGGGGGACTCCTTGACGGCGGGTTTTGGGGCGGTAGCAACGCAGTTTCCTCACGTTGTCGTTGAAAATCGTGGTGTATCCTGGTCCGGAGGAGGCCAATCAAGCTGGAGAGAATATCTGACACTTCCGAACATTATAAAG gTTTTCAACCCGAATCTCATCGGTTACGCGCTCTCCGATTCATTCACAACTCACAAGGAATCCCAACTGAATGTAGCCGAAGGTTTAGCAATGTCCGCCGATATGCCCTTCATGGCACAGGTTTTAATCAAGCGAATTAAGCACGATCCAAGGATTAACTTGAAGACGCATTGGAAA ATGATCAGCTTATTGATAGGTCCAAATGATTTCTGCTCCGAAATGTGTTACCAAAGTTCACCTTCGTCCATATTAGCGAAACATCGATCAGACCTTATAACGGTGTTTCGAATACTCAGAGACAACTTACCCAGAACTATAGTGGCGTTGATACCTCCGCCAAACTTGAAAGTATTGGTAGAATTTACTAAACGACAACCAATCTGCGATATAGCGGTCGATGTGGAATGCAGCTGTTTGTTTGGTCTAAGGTGGCAGTGGCGAAAGAAAGAATTCTACGCAATCATGCGCGA ATGGCAAAAGATTGAGGAGGAAGTTGCGACGCTTCCGGAATTTCAAAGGGAAGACTTCGCGATCGTACTTCAGCCTTTTACAACAAATATATCGTTTCCGGTAACAACGTCCGGGTTGACAGATTTCACTTACTCATCTGCAGACTGTTTTCACCTCAGTCAAAAAGGTTACGCCAGAG CTGCGAATGCACTCTGGAACAACCTGATGGAACCCGTTGGGCGGAAGTCCAGAAATTGGCAGAATATCTTCGAAAGATTTTTGTGTCCGACATCAAAGAGGCCCTACATATcaacgatgaaaaatagtaTATCTTAA
- the LOC107225273 gene encoding phospholipase B1, membrane-associated isoform X9 — MLVACKNTSVYGFPSQNLHLYLQTFTAEMRIYFFIQLLLVLCTICQSQRTALDDNIGVYRNVREFALNIIGRTSTPGGWQLARARDQRKLQNIVSPNIPFPCALTNTRSPEPPTSVHKLRPGDIDVIAAMGDSLTAGFGAVATQFPHVVVENRGVSWSGGGQSSWREYLTLPNIIKVFNPNLIGYALSDSFTTHKESQLNVAEGLAMSADMPFMAQVLIKRIKHDPRINLKTHWKMISLLIGPNDFCSEMCYQSSPSSILAKHRSDLITVFRILRDNLPRTIVALIPPPNLKVLVEFTKRQPICDIAVDVECSCLFGLRWQWRKKEFYAIMREWQKIEEEVATLPEFQREDFAIVLQPFTTNISFPVTTSGLTDFTYSSADCFHLSQKGYARAANALWNNLMEPVGRKSRNWQNIFERFLCPTSKRPYISTMKNSIS; from the exons ATGTTGGTTGCTTGCAAGAATACTTCCGTATATGGATTCCCTTCTCAGAACTTGCATTTATATTTGCAAAC aTTCACCGCGGAAATGAGGATCTATTTCTTTATTCAACTTCTTCTGGTCTTATGCACGATTTGTCAATCCCAGCGGACGGCTCTGGATGACAATATTGGAGTGTACCGGAATGTTCGTGAATTTGCTCTGAATATCATAG GCAGAACGAGTACTCCAGGAGGATGGCAATTGGCCCGAGCAAGAGATCAacgaaaattacaaaacattGTCAGTCCGAACATTCCGTTTCCTTGCGCACTTACAA ATACAAGATCCCCCGAGCCTCCCACGTCTGTTCACAAGTTGAGGCCAGGTGACATAGACGTAATTGCAGCAATGGGGGACTCCTTGACGGCGGGTTTTGGGGCGGTAGCAACGCAGTTTCCTCACGTTGTCGTTGAAAATCGTGGTGTATCCTGGTCCGGAGGAGGCCAATCAAGCTGGAGAGAATATCTGACACTTCCGAACATTATAAAG gTTTTCAACCCGAATCTCATCGGTTACGCGCTCTCCGATTCATTCACAACTCACAAGGAATCCCAACTGAATGTAGCCGAAGGTTTAGCAATGTCCGCCGATATGCCCTTCATGGCACAGGTTTTAATCAAGCGAATTAAGCACGATCCAAGGATTAACTTGAAGACGCATTGGAAA ATGATCAGCTTATTGATAGGTCCAAATGATTTCTGCTCCGAAATGTGTTACCAAAGTTCACCTTCGTCCATATTAGCGAAACATCGATCAGACCTTATAACGGTGTTTCGAATACTCAGAGACAACTTACCCAGAACTATAGTGGCGTTGATACCTCCGCCAAACTTGAAAGTATTGGTAGAATTTACTAAACGACAACCAATCTGCGATATAGCGGTCGATGTGGAATGCAGCTGTTTGTTTGGTCTAAGGTGGCAGTGGCGAAAGAAAGAATTCTACGCAATCATGCGCGA ATGGCAAAAGATTGAGGAGGAAGTTGCGACGCTTCCGGAATTTCAAAGGGAAGACTTCGCGATCGTACTTCAGCCTTTTACAACAAATATATCGTTTCCGGTAACAACGTCCGGGTTGACAGATTTCACTTACTCATCTGCAGACTGTTTTCACCTCAGTCAAAAAGGTTACGCCAGAG CTGCGAATGCACTCTGGAACAACCTGATGGAACCCGTTGGGCGGAAGTCCAGAAATTGGCAGAATATCTTCGAAAGATTTTTGTGTCCGACATCAAAGAGGCCCTACATATcaacgatgaaaaatagtaTATCTTAA
- the LOC107225273 gene encoding phospholipase B1, membrane-associated isoform X5 → MNCTTNFVVFTAEMRIYFFIQLLLVLCTICQSQRTALDDNIGVYRNVREFALNIIGRTSTPGGWQLARARDQRKLQNIVSPNIPFPCALTNTRSPEPPTSVHKLRPGDIDVIAAMGDSLTAGFGAVATQFPHVVVENRGVSWSGGGQSSWREYLTLPNIIKVFNPNLIGYALSDSFTTHKESQLNVAEGLAMSADMPFMAQVLIKRIKHDPRINLKTHWKMISLLIGPNDFCSEMCYQSSPSSILAKHRSDLITVFRILRDNLPRTIVALIPPPNLKVLVEFTKRQPICDIAVDVECSCLFGLRWQWRKKEFYAIMREWQKIEEEVATLPEFQREDFAIVLQPFTTNISFPVTTSGLTDFTYSSADCFHLSQKGYARAANALWNNLMEPVGRKSRNWQNIFERFLCPTSKRPYISTMKNSIS, encoded by the exons ATGAATTGCACCACGAATTTTGTAGT aTTCACCGCGGAAATGAGGATCTATTTCTTTATTCAACTTCTTCTGGTCTTATGCACGATTTGTCAATCCCAGCGGACGGCTCTGGATGACAATATTGGAGTGTACCGGAATGTTCGTGAATTTGCTCTGAATATCATAG GCAGAACGAGTACTCCAGGAGGATGGCAATTGGCCCGAGCAAGAGATCAacgaaaattacaaaacattGTCAGTCCGAACATTCCGTTTCCTTGCGCACTTACAA ATACAAGATCCCCCGAGCCTCCCACGTCTGTTCACAAGTTGAGGCCAGGTGACATAGACGTAATTGCAGCAATGGGGGACTCCTTGACGGCGGGTTTTGGGGCGGTAGCAACGCAGTTTCCTCACGTTGTCGTTGAAAATCGTGGTGTATCCTGGTCCGGAGGAGGCCAATCAAGCTGGAGAGAATATCTGACACTTCCGAACATTATAAAG gTTTTCAACCCGAATCTCATCGGTTACGCGCTCTCCGATTCATTCACAACTCACAAGGAATCCCAACTGAATGTAGCCGAAGGTTTAGCAATGTCCGCCGATATGCCCTTCATGGCACAGGTTTTAATCAAGCGAATTAAGCACGATCCAAGGATTAACTTGAAGACGCATTGGAAA ATGATCAGCTTATTGATAGGTCCAAATGATTTCTGCTCCGAAATGTGTTACCAAAGTTCACCTTCGTCCATATTAGCGAAACATCGATCAGACCTTATAACGGTGTTTCGAATACTCAGAGACAACTTACCCAGAACTATAGTGGCGTTGATACCTCCGCCAAACTTGAAAGTATTGGTAGAATTTACTAAACGACAACCAATCTGCGATATAGCGGTCGATGTGGAATGCAGCTGTTTGTTTGGTCTAAGGTGGCAGTGGCGAAAGAAAGAATTCTACGCAATCATGCGCGA ATGGCAAAAGATTGAGGAGGAAGTTGCGACGCTTCCGGAATTTCAAAGGGAAGACTTCGCGATCGTACTTCAGCCTTTTACAACAAATATATCGTTTCCGGTAACAACGTCCGGGTTGACAGATTTCACTTACTCATCTGCAGACTGTTTTCACCTCAGTCAAAAAGGTTACGCCAGAG CTGCGAATGCACTCTGGAACAACCTGATGGAACCCGTTGGGCGGAAGTCCAGAAATTGGCAGAATATCTTCGAAAGATTTTTGTGTCCGACATCAAAGAGGCCCTACATATcaacgatgaaaaatagtaTATCTTAA
- the LOC107225273 gene encoding phospholipase B1, membrane-associated isoform X8, which yields MHVDWTNFWILVRGFSRIKGRTSTPGGWQLARARDQRKLQNIVSPNIPFPCALTNTRSPEPPTSVHKLRPGDIDVIAAMGDSLTAGFGAVATQFPHVVVENRGVSWSGGGQSSWREYLTLPNIIKVFNPNLIGYALSDSFTTHKESQLNVAEGLAMSADMPFMAQVLIKRIKHDPRINLKTHWKMISLLIGPNDFCSEMCYQSSPSSILAKHRSDLITVFRILRDNLPRTIVALIPPPNLKVLVEFTKRQPICDIAVDVECSCLFGLRWQWRKKEFYAIMREWQKIEEEVATLPEFQREDFAIVLQPFTTNISFPVTTSGLTDFTYSSADCFHLSQKGYARAANALWNNLMEPVGRKSRNWQNIFERFLCPTSKRPYISTMKNSIS from the exons GCAGAACGAGTACTCCAGGAGGATGGCAATTGGCCCGAGCAAGAGATCAacgaaaattacaaaacattGTCAGTCCGAACATTCCGTTTCCTTGCGCACTTACAA ATACAAGATCCCCCGAGCCTCCCACGTCTGTTCACAAGTTGAGGCCAGGTGACATAGACGTAATTGCAGCAATGGGGGACTCCTTGACGGCGGGTTTTGGGGCGGTAGCAACGCAGTTTCCTCACGTTGTCGTTGAAAATCGTGGTGTATCCTGGTCCGGAGGAGGCCAATCAAGCTGGAGAGAATATCTGACACTTCCGAACATTATAAAG gTTTTCAACCCGAATCTCATCGGTTACGCGCTCTCCGATTCATTCACAACTCACAAGGAATCCCAACTGAATGTAGCCGAAGGTTTAGCAATGTCCGCCGATATGCCCTTCATGGCACAGGTTTTAATCAAGCGAATTAAGCACGATCCAAGGATTAACTTGAAGACGCATTGGAAA ATGATCAGCTTATTGATAGGTCCAAATGATTTCTGCTCCGAAATGTGTTACCAAAGTTCACCTTCGTCCATATTAGCGAAACATCGATCAGACCTTATAACGGTGTTTCGAATACTCAGAGACAACTTACCCAGAACTATAGTGGCGTTGATACCTCCGCCAAACTTGAAAGTATTGGTAGAATTTACTAAACGACAACCAATCTGCGATATAGCGGTCGATGTGGAATGCAGCTGTTTGTTTGGTCTAAGGTGGCAGTGGCGAAAGAAAGAATTCTACGCAATCATGCGCGA ATGGCAAAAGATTGAGGAGGAAGTTGCGACGCTTCCGGAATTTCAAAGGGAAGACTTCGCGATCGTACTTCAGCCTTTTACAACAAATATATCGTTTCCGGTAACAACGTCCGGGTTGACAGATTTCACTTACTCATCTGCAGACTGTTTTCACCTCAGTCAAAAAGGTTACGCCAGAG CTGCGAATGCACTCTGGAACAACCTGATGGAACCCGTTGGGCGGAAGTCCAGAAATTGGCAGAATATCTTCGAAAGATTTTTGTGTCCGACATCAAAGAGGCCCTACATATcaacgatgaaaaatagtaTATCTTAA
- the LOC107225273 gene encoding phospholipase B1, membrane-associated isoform X2 encodes MNCTTNFYVFRDCNHSFCGRMLVACKNTSVYGFPSQNLHLYLQTFTAEMRIYFFIQLLLVLCTICQSQRTALDDNIGVYRNVREFALNIIGRTSTPGGWQLARARDQRKLQNIVSPNIPFPCALTNTRSPEPPTSVHKLRPGDIDVIAAMGDSLTAGFGAVATQFPHVVVENRGVSWSGGGQSSWREYLTLPNIIKVFNPNLIGYALSDSFTTHKESQLNVAEGLAMSADMPFMAQVLIKRIKHDPRINLKTHWKMISLLIGPNDFCSEMCYQSSPSSILAKHRSDLITVFRILRDNLPRTIVALIPPPNLKVLVEFTKRQPICDIAVDVECSCLFGLRWQWRKKEFYAIMREWQKIEEEVATLPEFQREDFAIVLQPFTTNISFPVTTSGLTDFTYSSADCFHLSQKGYARAANALWNNLMEPVGRKSRNWQNIFERFLCPTSKRPYISTMKNSIS; translated from the exons ATGAATTGCACCACGAATTTT tACGTCTTCCGAGATTGTAATCACAGTTTCTGCGGACGCATGTTGGTTGCTTGCAAGAATACTTCCGTATATGGATTCCCTTCTCAGAACTTGCATTTATATTTGCAAAC aTTCACCGCGGAAATGAGGATCTATTTCTTTATTCAACTTCTTCTGGTCTTATGCACGATTTGTCAATCCCAGCGGACGGCTCTGGATGACAATATTGGAGTGTACCGGAATGTTCGTGAATTTGCTCTGAATATCATAG GCAGAACGAGTACTCCAGGAGGATGGCAATTGGCCCGAGCAAGAGATCAacgaaaattacaaaacattGTCAGTCCGAACATTCCGTTTCCTTGCGCACTTACAA ATACAAGATCCCCCGAGCCTCCCACGTCTGTTCACAAGTTGAGGCCAGGTGACATAGACGTAATTGCAGCAATGGGGGACTCCTTGACGGCGGGTTTTGGGGCGGTAGCAACGCAGTTTCCTCACGTTGTCGTTGAAAATCGTGGTGTATCCTGGTCCGGAGGAGGCCAATCAAGCTGGAGAGAATATCTGACACTTCCGAACATTATAAAG gTTTTCAACCCGAATCTCATCGGTTACGCGCTCTCCGATTCATTCACAACTCACAAGGAATCCCAACTGAATGTAGCCGAAGGTTTAGCAATGTCCGCCGATATGCCCTTCATGGCACAGGTTTTAATCAAGCGAATTAAGCACGATCCAAGGATTAACTTGAAGACGCATTGGAAA ATGATCAGCTTATTGATAGGTCCAAATGATTTCTGCTCCGAAATGTGTTACCAAAGTTCACCTTCGTCCATATTAGCGAAACATCGATCAGACCTTATAACGGTGTTTCGAATACTCAGAGACAACTTACCCAGAACTATAGTGGCGTTGATACCTCCGCCAAACTTGAAAGTATTGGTAGAATTTACTAAACGACAACCAATCTGCGATATAGCGGTCGATGTGGAATGCAGCTGTTTGTTTGGTCTAAGGTGGCAGTGGCGAAAGAAAGAATTCTACGCAATCATGCGCGA ATGGCAAAAGATTGAGGAGGAAGTTGCGACGCTTCCGGAATTTCAAAGGGAAGACTTCGCGATCGTACTTCAGCCTTTTACAACAAATATATCGTTTCCGGTAACAACGTCCGGGTTGACAGATTTCACTTACTCATCTGCAGACTGTTTTCACCTCAGTCAAAAAGGTTACGCCAGAG CTGCGAATGCACTCTGGAACAACCTGATGGAACCCGTTGGGCGGAAGTCCAGAAATTGGCAGAATATCTTCGAAAGATTTTTGTGTCCGACATCAAAGAGGCCCTACATATcaacgatgaaaaatagtaTATCTTAA